From the genome of Campylobacter concisus, one region includes:
- a CDS encoding malic enzyme-like NAD(P)-binding protein — protein sequence MTHVTKEEALNYHIGGKIEIKVKTPCETSRDLSMAYTPGVAEPCKEIEADNELAYKYTNKANLVAVITDGTAVLGLGDIGAIAGKPVMEGKSVLFKKFANVDAFDIELDEHDPDKIVEICKALAPTFGGINLEDIRAPKCFEIERKLQEAVDIPVMHDDQHGTAMITSAGMINAMEISGKDISKIKIVVSGAGAAGIACAKMYKALGAKHIVMIDSKGVIHSKRTDLTPEKVEFALETEDRTLADAMRGADMFLGLSKPGVLTKEMVASMNKEPIIFALANPVPEIYPEDVEAVRSDVMMGTGRSDYPNQVNNVLGFPFIFRGALDVRAKKITENMKMAAARALAQLAKEPVPAEVLKASGVSELKFGKEYIIPKPFDKRVLTAVAPAVAKAAVEDGVARVKDFDVEAYKAKLAKGF from the coding sequence ATGACACATGTAACTAAAGAAGAAGCACTAAACTACCACATAGGCGGTAAGATCGAGATAAAGGTAAAGACGCCTTGCGAGACATCAAGAGACCTTTCAATGGCCTATACGCCTGGCGTTGCAGAGCCTTGCAAAGAGATAGAAGCTGACAATGAACTAGCTTATAAATATACAAATAAAGCAAATCTAGTAGCCGTTATCACTGATGGTACGGCTGTTCTTGGACTTGGCGACATCGGCGCTATCGCTGGTAAGCCAGTTATGGAAGGAAAGTCAGTTTTATTTAAAAAATTTGCAAATGTTGATGCCTTTGACATCGAGCTAGACGAGCATGATCCAGATAAGATCGTTGAGATTTGCAAGGCTCTTGCTCCGACATTTGGCGGTATAAATTTAGAAGATATCCGTGCTCCAAAGTGCTTTGAGATCGAGAGAAAGCTTCAAGAAGCAGTCGATATCCCAGTCATGCATGACGATCAGCACGGCACGGCGATGATAACAAGTGCTGGCATGATAAATGCGATGGAAATTTCTGGCAAAGATATCTCAAAGATAAAGATCGTAGTTAGTGGCGCAGGTGCAGCTGGTATCGCTTGCGCGAAGATGTATAAAGCGCTTGGTGCAAAACACATCGTGATGATAGATAGTAAAGGCGTCATCCACTCAAAAAGAACAGATCTTACACCTGAAAAGGTAGAGTTCGCGCTTGAAACTGAGGATAGAACTTTGGCTGATGCGATGAGGGGCGCTGATATGTTTTTAGGCCTTTCTAAGCCTGGCGTACTTACAAAAGAGATGGTTGCTTCAATGAATAAAGAGCCTATCATCTTTGCTTTGGCAAACCCAGTGCCTGAAATTTATCCAGAGGATGTTGAGGCTGTAAGAAGTGACGTTATGATGGGTACAGGCAGAAGCGACTATCCTAACCAAGTAAATAACGTTTTAGGTTTCCCATTTATCTTTAGAGGTGCGCTTGACGTTAGAGCTAAAAAGATCACTGAAAATATGAAAATGGCTGCAGCTAGAGCACTTGCGCAGCTTGCAAAAGAGCCAGTGCCAGCTGAAGTTTTAAAGGCAAGTGGCGTTAGCGAGCTAAAATTTGGCAAAGAGTATATTATCCCAAAACCATTTGACAAGCGCGTATTAACAGCAGTCGCTCCAGCAGTTGCAAAAGCAGCAGTTGAAGATGGCGTGGCGAGAGTAAAAGATTTTGATGTTGAGGCTTACAAAGCCAAGCTTGCAAAAGGATTTTAA
- the upp gene encoding uracil phosphoribosyltransferase, producing the protein MQNVKLISHPLIEHKLTILRDKNTQPFQFRMLVDEISYLMIFEATRNLKVKDVKVQTPVAVADAKRLTTKVMICPILRAALGMLDSVFTIIPDASVGFLGFQRNEETAQAEFFYAKLPKDAKERMAIIIDPMFATGGTAIDAVKFLREKGVKEIKFISIIAAPEGLKRFSEIYPDVEVYTASIDEKLNEKNYIVPGLGDAGDRVFNTL; encoded by the coding sequence ATGCAAAACGTTAAACTCATCTCGCACCCACTGATCGAGCATAAATTAACCATTCTACGTGATAAAAATACCCAACCTTTTCAGTTTCGTATGCTAGTTGATGAGATCAGTTATCTTATGATCTTTGAGGCGACTAGAAATTTAAAGGTAAAAGATGTCAAAGTCCAAACTCCAGTTGCGGTGGCAGATGCAAAGAGGCTTACTACAAAAGTGATGATATGCCCCATCTTAAGGGCTGCTCTTGGTATGCTTGATAGCGTTTTTACTATTATTCCAGATGCGAGTGTGGGCTTTTTGGGCTTTCAGCGAAACGAAGAGACAGCACAAGCTGAGTTTTTCTACGCGAAGCTTCCAAAAGACGCAAAAGAACGCATGGCGATCATCATCGATCCTATGTTTGCAACTGGTGGCACGGCGATAGATGCGGTCAAATTCTTACGTGAAAAGGGCGTTAAGGAGATCAAATTTATCTCTATCATCGCTGCTCCTGAGGGGCTAAAGAGATTTAGCGAAATTTACCCAGACGTCGAGGTCTATACAGCTTCGATTGATGAGAAGCTAAATGAGAAAAACTATATCGTTCCAGGTCTTGGTGATGCTGGCGATAGAGTTTTTAACACGCTTTAA
- a CDS encoding ribonuclease domain-containing protein has translation MNKRLLPALVAFITAIIVGTFFFSNNGSEANKNAQILLEQLNKEGQKSQSLAENGSYTSKDEVALYIYKFNKLPKNFITKKEALELGWDAKNGNLWQISGGKSIGGDRFSNREKRLPEADGRKWFECDVNYNGGRRGAERILYSNDGLIYYTPDHYEHFYLLYEKRMQ, from the coding sequence TTGAATAAAAGACTTTTGCCAGCCTTAGTCGCCTTTATCACTGCTATTATTGTTGGCACTTTTTTCTTTTCAAATAATGGTAGTGAAGCAAATAAAAATGCTCAAATTTTACTTGAGCAACTAAACAAAGAGGGACAAAAAAGCCAGAGCCTTGCAGAAAATGGCTCATACACTTCAAAAGATGAGGTCGCTCTTTATATCTATAAATTTAACAAGCTGCCAAAGAATTTCATAACCAAAAAAGAGGCACTTGAACTTGGCTGGGATGCAAAAAACGGAAATTTATGGCAGATAAGCGGCGGCAAAAGCATCGGCGGAGATAGATTTTCAAACAGAGAAAAGAGGCTGCCAGAAGCTGATGGTAGAAAGTGGTTTGAGTGCGATGTAAATTATAATGGCGGCAGGCGCGGCGCTGAGAGAATTTTATACTCAAACGACGGACTTATCTACTACACGCCCGATCACTACGAGCATTTTTACCTGCTTTATGAAAAGAGGATGCAATGA
- a CDS encoding barstar family protein, whose translation MKIVILDAKKMLEKEKMHEYFAKKFDLPEYYGRNLDALFDCLCEINEPTLIKLKNENFLDSGTKESLTRLFRDICNENDLVKFELVKDEK comes from the coding sequence ATGAAAATCGTGATCTTAGATGCCAAAAAGATGCTCGAAAAAGAAAAAATGCATGAGTATTTTGCCAAGAAATTTGACCTACCAGAGTACTACGGCAGAAATTTAGACGCACTCTTTGACTGCCTTTGTGAGATAAATGAGCCAACACTTATAAAGCTAAAAAATGAAAATTTTTTGGATAGTGGCACAAAAGAGAGCTTAACTCGGCTATTTCGTGATATTTGCAACGAAAACGATCTAGTTAAATTTGAGCTTGTAAAAGATGAAAAATGA
- a CDS encoding MqnA/MqnD/SBP family protein, translating to MIFGKIDYLNLLPFHVFLKSAPLSSQIKKAIEFKKGVPSKLNRALNARKIDAAVISSIASKKANLKKLNFGIVAKKEVKSVLVRKNSAPKPDPASASSNALAKVLKLNGEVIIGDRALKAYLSEGKECFYDLGKIWHEKTNLPFVFGRFSYVKNGSFYKRLVAKFLQKNVKIPNYILAQYAKSRDISEQDIKWYLKFISYKIGPKEQKSLRKFFKENRLLKAAKKN from the coding sequence ATGATATTTGGAAAGATTGATTATCTAAATTTACTTCCATTTCACGTTTTTTTAAAATCAGCTCCACTAAGCTCTCAGATAAAAAAGGCGATCGAGTTTAAAAAAGGCGTGCCAAGCAAGCTAAATAGGGCACTAAATGCCAGAAAGATCGATGCTGCGGTGATCTCAAGCATAGCTAGCAAAAAGGCAAATTTAAAGAAACTAAATTTTGGAATAGTCGCCAAAAAAGAAGTAAAAAGTGTGCTTGTGCGCAAAAACTCAGCCCCAAAACCAGATCCTGCCTCAGCTAGCTCAAACGCCCTAGCCAAAGTGCTTAAGCTAAATGGTGAGGTGATTATAGGTGATAGGGCGCTAAAGGCATACTTAAGCGAGGGCAAAGAGTGCTTTTATGACCTTGGTAAAATTTGGCACGAAAAGACAAATTTGCCATTTGTTTTTGGTAGATTTTCATATGTAAAAAATGGCTCGTTTTACAAAAGACTGGTCGCAAAATTTTTACAAAAAAACGTAAAGATCCCAAACTATATCTTGGCTCAGTATGCCAAAAGTCGCGACATAAGCGAGCAAGATATCAAGTGGTATTTAAAATTTATAAGCTACAAAATAGGCCCAAAAGAGCAAAAATCACTCAGAAAATTTTTTAAAGAAAATAGATTATTAAAAGCAGCAAAAAAGAATTAA
- a CDS encoding DUF6803 family protein, which yields MPDIITIYSYLISVILLLGIALLELNLIYKNASERAKLKLHFCLLIFFLIVGHVAMIFGMVDPTITGYKANDGAMDMHMNMQMNIPADMPMHDHQKMIMQNMSDDNSTNMHMHH from the coding sequence ATGCCGGATATTATTACTATCTACTCATATCTTATCAGCGTCATCCTACTTCTTGGCATAGCCCTTTTAGAGCTAAATTTGATCTATAAAAACGCTAGCGAAAGAGCAAAGCTAAAGCTTCACTTTTGCCTGCTCATCTTCTTTTTGATCGTCGGACACGTCGCTATGATATTTGGCATGGTTGATCCTACCATAACAGGCTACAAGGCTAATGATGGCGCTATGGATATGCATATGAATATGCAAATGAACATACCAGCAGATATGCCGATGCATGATCACCAAAAGATGATAATGCAAAATATGAGTGATGACAACTCAACTAATATGCATATGCACCACTAA
- a CDS encoding formate dehydrogenase-specific chaperone: protein MDKNIIKARSYFYEFLAYPMFFYTNDEKFSRWKEQLRYLSANPLSEDSDAAFKNLDKFSFEEFSKEQNDVLFGFTNIPLSASFYEEGRDNGAARLRVIECLKLSPYRRDSELCKDSEDYVGFIFLAMATFLKDEFNDAKNISNKLFSETLNLFVDEFGSLLLAHKEANFFKSYTIILKDFIDLERSILNVEAPAKPKGDSVAMAALKKEPFQSKMPTIKTKLHWEEFSPVISHEFKD, encoded by the coding sequence ATGGATAAAAACATCATAAAAGCAAGATCATATTTTTACGAATTTCTAGCATATCCTATGTTTTTTTACACAAATGATGAGAAATTTTCAAGGTGGAAAGAGCAGTTAAGATACTTAAGCGCAAATCCTTTAAGCGAGGATAGTGATGCTGCGTTTAAAAATTTAGATAAATTTAGCTTTGAAGAATTTTCAAAAGAACAAAATGACGTTCTTTTTGGCTTTACAAATATCCCCTTAAGTGCCTCATTTTATGAAGAGGGCAGAGATAACGGAGCAGCTAGGCTTAGGGTTATTGAATGTTTAAAACTAAGCCCATATAGACGCGATAGCGAGCTTTGCAAAGACAGCGAGGACTACGTTGGATTTATATTTTTAGCGATGGCTACATTTTTAAAAGATGAGTTTAATGATGCGAAAAATATTAGCAATAAGCTATTTTCTGAGACTTTAAATTTATTTGTAGATGAGTTTGGCTCGCTACTTTTGGCTCACAAAGAGGCAAATTTCTTTAAATCATATACTATTATTTTAAAAGATTTCATCGATCTTGAACGCTCTATACTAAACGTAGAAGCACCAGCTAAACCAAAAGGCGATAGTGTCGCTATGGCGGCACTTAAGAAAGAGCCATTTCAAAGCAAGATGCCAACAATCAAAACCAAACTTCACTGGGAAGAATTTTCTCCGGTCATCTCACACGAGTTTAAAGACTAG
- a CDS encoding 4Fe-4S binding protein, with protein MKEFGFYNDFDDTLMLNEQIEINNEKEEYLVSNSPKLKANIIAPEINFYLKNTTASVLEKAKNTLLLYEARATAFDMAKDVDYEKEVGKNVVIVSNSGREELANLLKENGYKVIELTHFEVKFIYGAAGELSVLILRANDEFEVDCDFFLVENARDYMLKQSGCYEISGLKDEAVLKILNEKTPKFKYKSLTQYDSSICQYHERRNEICGRCVDVCPTVAILKEDETKHLVFSQIDCVNCGNCISVCPSGSLDSTLMPQNSFATIAKLYKGKIPLIISNETNLDELNISLPENVLPFFILAPHMLNQAHLLTLLQESGASVILFSKTLGKGEKDAISILNQIYELKFKETAIYHAKDKNELEESLKKVKFIADSQHTINEYALPKREIFAKRLEFLVGSEDLGVVKSGEMIRYGDVKINTDSCTLCLSCIGACNVSALVADKKTNSILFNPSVCTACGYCELSCAEKDTISLEVGKISLKPEFFTYNELARDELFACVECGKEFATKKAVEKIATIMQPRFGNDRVKIKALYCCADCKAKLMVQAQINAMKEDLLNG; from the coding sequence ATGAAAGAATTTGGCTTTTATAACGATTTTGACGATACTTTAATGCTAAATGAACAGATAGAAATAAATAACGAAAAAGAAGAATATTTAGTTTCTAACTCGCCAAAGCTTAAAGCAAACATTATCGCACCTGAGATAAATTTTTATCTAAAAAATACAACTGCAAGCGTATTAGAAAAAGCTAAAAATACACTTTTGCTTTATGAAGCAAGAGCAACTGCATTTGACATGGCAAAGGATGTTGATTACGAAAAAGAAGTCGGCAAAAATGTCGTAATAGTAAGCAACTCAGGCCGTGAGGAACTAGCAAATTTATTAAAAGAAAATGGCTATAAAGTCATTGAATTAACGCATTTTGAAGTGAAATTTATTTATGGCGCAGCTGGCGAGCTTAGTGTTTTGATACTTAGAGCAAATGACGAATTTGAGGTCGATTGTGACTTTTTCTTGGTTGAAAATGCAAGGGATTATATGCTAAAACAAAGCGGCTGTTACGAAATATCTGGGCTAAAAGACGAAGCTGTGCTTAAAATTTTAAATGAAAAAACTCCAAAATTTAAGTACAAAAGCCTAACTCAATATGACTCTTCGATCTGTCAATATCACGAACGACGAAATGAAATTTGTGGACGCTGTGTTGATGTTTGTCCAACTGTAGCCATTTTAAAAGAAGACGAGACAAAGCATCTTGTTTTCTCACAAATCGATTGCGTAAATTGTGGTAACTGCATTAGCGTCTGCCCTAGCGGATCTCTTGACTCTACACTTATGCCACAAAACTCATTTGCTACTATTGCCAAACTTTACAAAGGTAAAATTCCACTAATAATCTCTAATGAAACAAATTTAGACGAGCTAAATATAAGCCTACCTGAAAATGTCCTACCTTTTTTCATATTAGCACCACATATGTTAAATCAAGCGCATCTACTTACATTGCTTCAAGAAAGTGGTGCGAGTGTGATTTTATTTAGCAAAACTCTTGGCAAAGGCGAAAAAGACGCCATTAGCATCTTAAATCAAATTTATGAGCTTAAATTTAAAGAGACGGCGATCTATCACGCTAAAGATAAAAACGAGCTTGAAGAATCACTCAAAAAGGTAAAATTTATAGCTGACTCACAACACACGATAAACGAATATGCCTTGCCAAAAAGAGAAATTTTTGCAAAAAGGCTTGAGTTTTTAGTAGGCAGCGAAGATCTTGGCGTGGTAAAAAGCGGTGAGATGATAAGATACGGTGATGTCAAGATAAACACTGATAGCTGTACACTTTGTCTAAGTTGCATTGGCGCTTGTAACGTAAGTGCGCTAGTAGCTGATAAAAAGACAAATTCGATTTTATTTAATCCAAGCGTCTGTACAGCTTGCGGATACTGCGAACTAAGCTGTGCTGAAAAAGATACCATAAGCCTTGAGGTTGGAAAAATTTCTCTTAAGCCTGAGTTTTTTACATATAATGAACTGGCAAGAGATGAGCTTTTTGCCTGTGTTGAGTGCGGAAAAGAGTTTGCGACTAAAAAAGCTGTCGAAAAGATCGCAACTATAATGCAACCAAGATTTGGCAACGATAGGGTTAAGATAAAAGCACTTTACTGCTGTGCTGACTGTAAGGCCAAACTAATGGTTCAAGCCCAAATAAACGCAATGAAAGAGGATTTATTAAATGGATAA